cagcaaagagtaatgtaaataggtctcctcggacgtaagccgagagctgttcttatattatctctctctttgtcttttttctttttaggttacaaaaagttccgtccccatttctgttctaggtccctctttaaatactcttcttcttaatactttatacacgtgttgcccccaactcctcccttagtatagatatttcttttcttagtgcctttgaacagtaactagaagtttcccttccactgtttaagtgtcacctccctattaatgcggccagggtggtaggtgcagggtctttaatgtggaggtagcagcctttgtctttgacatttcttcaacactggtgcttctggggcattcaagggttcaccccttttaaccattggtcttgaccgagtcattccctaacctgtaccatgaagtcccgggttctctggtgtcagtccgagggtaagttcaccctcggcttggtcctcggaccctcggcgcatgggccgacccatagtattaacaatttccaaacccagggtcaggtcggccctccttaacacggcccaaaaggcccatgttcccatcaggatctttttaccccccacaggtacttttagcaataattttttagttttaataaaataagcggtatctaaacacaACGTTAAAGAgtaaactatttatttatttttattttttctatttcactGCACTTGTTTTCTATATTCCTTCTGGATTCTACTTGTGAATTTGGATAGCCTTTTATGCTTGGTGTTGCGCGtctgaattttaattttgtaggtCTCATACATTGTTCATGAGACttacaaacacaaaattcaataaaatcaattttaaagataagttcaataatattatttatatatttaaaaattattttgtttcaataCTTCCGGATTCAAATTTCGGTTTTCATCAATAAGCCTAATGGATCCTATGTACTGTTCGAGGAATATTATCTAATTCATTCTAAGGTAGTTCATTTAGGATCAAGAATTTACTATTGTCATCGACTTGAGCTGGGGGTCCAACCAGTTCAGTTGTAGCTTTCTTCCATTTCTGTCATAAAAAATGTCGACCGCAAAGCTCTTGAAAACCTTAAACAAAGTCATCCCCTCAAACCCCACTTTGATATCGAACCATGAAATTGCTGAAAAGCTAGCTAAAACCCTTGTGAGCTCGGGCCTTAAACCCCTTCAAGCCACACCATCCCTGCTCTCCAATCTCAATTCCCACATAATCCACCTTGTTCTCTCAAACCCACATGTCCCACCTCCTTCTTGCTTgagtttcttcaaatttttgcaaaaaaatcaatctttgaCTCCACAAAAACCCGATCTTCGAGCCCATGTAACTCTTGTTTGGAGGTTATATGGGGCTCGAAAGTTTGCTGAAATGAAGAATATATTAAATTGTATTGTGGCTGATGATAATCTCCGGTGCCCGGTTTCAATTATTGTTTCGTTGATTGAGGAGGATGGGTTTAGTGAGCCTAAATTTGTTGGGAAACTGTGTGATATGCTAATGAGGGTTTACTCAGATAATAGAATGTTTGAAGAGGCTATTGGGGTGTTTGATTATATGGAGAAGAATGGGTTTGAGATTGAGGAAAGGTCTTGCTTTGTGCTTTTGCTTGCCTTGAAGAGGTGTGATAGGGTGGAGTTGTGTTTCGAGTTCTTTCGTCGAATGGTTGAGTCGGGTGTTGAGATTACAGTTTATGCAATGACTAGTGTGATTGATGGGTTGTGCAGGAGAGGAGAGGTTGAAAGGGGTAGGGAGTTGATGGCTGAAATTGTTGGTAGAGGGATTAAGCCCAATGTGATCACTTACAACACATTTATGAATGCATATGTTGAAAGAAAGGATTTTGGGGGTGTGAATGAGATGTTGAGCATGATGGAGAGGGATCAAGTGGCTTACAATGTAGTAACTTATACAATTTTGATTGAATGGTATGCGAGTTGTGGCAAGATTGAAGAGGCGGAGAGGTTGTTTGAGGAAATGTGTAAGAAAGGGATAAAAGCAGATGTTCATGTTTATACTTCAATTATCAGTTGGAATTGTAGATTAGGAAATATGAAAAGGGCATTTGTGTTGTTTGATGAATTAACTGAGAGAGACCTTGTTCCTAATGTGCATACTTATGGCGCTCTAATTAATGGTTCATGCAAGGCGGGGCAGATGGAAGCGGCGGAAATCTTGGTAAATGAGATGCAAAGCAAAGGACTTGACCTGAATCAAGTGGTATTTAATACATTGATGGATGGGTATTGCAAAAGGGGGATGATAAATGAAGCTCTAAGATTGAAGGGTGTCATGGAAAATAAAGGACTTGAGGCTGATGCATTTACTTATAACATAATTGCTGGAGGGTTGTGTAAATTGAATCGGCATGAGGAAGCAAAAACATTGTTATTCACAATGGTAGAAAGGGGTGTGGCTCCAAATACAGTGACTTTGACTACCTTGATTGACATATATTGCAAAGAAGGAAACTTTGTAGAGGCAAAGAGGGTGTTCAGTGAGATGGAAAAGAAGGGAGTGAAACCAAATACAGTTACATACAATGCTTTGATTGATGGGTATATCAAGAAAGGAAAGATGAAAGAAGCTCATTGGCTAAAAGATGAGATGGAAGATAAGGGTATAATGCTGGACGCATATACATACACATCTCTTATACATGGGGAAAGTGTTCATGGGAAGGTAGATAAGGCACTAAAACTGTTTGATGAAATGTCTTGGAAGGGTTTAGTTCGGACTGTAGTCACTTACACAGCAGTGATCTCAGGCTTATCTAAGGAGGGGAGATCAGATGAAGCTTTTAGATTTTATGATGAGATGATGAAGTTGGGCCTTACACCTGATGATAGAGTATATTCTTCACTTGTGAGCAGCCTTCATACTGCCAGGCCTTAGATTTGGAGGGTTCATCACCAATAACCGTTTAAAGGATTCTAGACCACAAAAAGAATTCAGTTTCACATTTCTGCTGGGcactaaaaagagagagaagagagctAATATGAGTTAGCAACACATATTTAGTTTGTTTTGCTTCTTTAGTAGAAAATATTTATGGGCTTAGATAGGAGCTCTCTTTGAAAGGAAGAAGTTTCAGTCCCACATTATTCTCACCAATGGGAGTGTACCAGAGCAAAAGGGTATGcagtatttcttttctatcaATCAGTTATATTTTGTTATGATACTCATAAATTCTTAAATTTGAGTTCAGGTGTGCAAAAGTTTCATCTCTTGCAACAACATACAACAACAAAACCTAAGTCCCAAAAGTTTTTGGGGtcagctatggatcctcaagTGTGCAAAAGTTGCATCTCTTGCAGATATTAGAATTTCTAGTCCTCTCTGTTATATTTTACATTAATTAGCTTTGGGGACTTGTTTCTCCTGATATAATTTCATCTTCAGGATTATGAACTATTCTCGCATCACTTCATATTCTGATTCTTGGGTATTCCTCTTGTAGTTGGTTGAATGTATTATCTTAACAGGAAGACCTTGAGGAGGAGTTGGAACTGGCCCAAGGATCAAAAGCTAGACCTTGAACTTGATAAACTGAACTTGTTCTGCAGCAGCAGGCACTATATGttcttttaaataattagttaCTGAAGGGGAGGAGAATTTGAAATATCATGTGGTACTAGTctactagttgagctacaaagctcttggCGATGGATTACTATTCTGCAACAAGCTAAAATTTGTAATGGTAAATGAGAAAACCTTAAGTTGCCATTGCTAAAACACTATCAGTAACAAAGAGCCTTGACTCAAATAACACTTCCTCCTCATACAAACCTGAGTGAGGGTAAGGTTGTGGGTTTAAAACCCATTGGTGGTGTGTGTAAGTGTAACTTACAATAGTTAGGTGTGTTTCATGTAGTCATGTGTTGATGTGTGTTTGTATTtgaatgtaatatatatatatatatatatatatatatatatatggagggTTTTGGGAAATGATCTTCTAAGCAAGGTCCATAAATTGTATATTCTGAGTTTTGTCCTCCATAGGCAAAGATTATAATTCTTTGTTGTCATTTTATTCATTAAGTTTTCTGTTCTACACAAGAATGATCACATCTTGTGCATTTGGGCTTCCATAACCATAATATATATTCACttgtatattatatttgtatttgtggCCATGTAATTTTATGTGGAAGAACGACTTGTGGTGTTTATACTTCTCCATTCATGttatcttcatttttctcttgcCAGGTTCCTCTCCTGGTGATCAATTATGACCTTCCAAACAATCCTGAGCTTTACATTTGCCGGATTGGTCGTTCTGGTCCTCAAGGAAGAAaggtaaatatttattttattatgttatatatGTGTCAATTTTATGGATGAATTCAGAAATTGACACTGCTTGGCCTTCTTCTGTGCAAGGAGTTGactgtcaattttttttttcctctgcttGAAAGATATTCAAAGCACATCATATTGCTTCTAATGTGCAAATTTGAAAAGATAAACAACATTTTGTTCTGACtacaaaattaaacaaacagtaaaaatatatattccttGTGAATGGAAAAATTGAAACTACTGGTAAACTTACAAGTTCAATTAACTGTTACTGGATGCCACTTAACCTGTTAGTGCAAATTACGTTTTGCTTGATTTTGCAATTTAGAATCAATATTTTGCGCTGTGGaaatatttttgcattttgatTGTCTCAAATTCTCTTTTTTCCATGTTTGTCACCCTTATTCATTTCATGCTAACTAGTCTGCTAGCTAATGTTATTGTATTCCTCATCTGTCTCTCTCTATCTTGTAGTTGATCTGGGCATTGTCGTTGAAACTGACTTTTTGATGTTTGCAGGTTGTTGCAGAAAACTTGGCCAAAGCTGATGAAATCAGAATCGTACAAGACATAGAGCAGTACTACAATACTCATGTTGATGAAGTGCCGAGCAATATTGGTGATCTAATATAAGTCTTGCTAGCCATCTTGTGTGTTGATGCATGACATTTTTGCGGttgacataatttttgtttCGATGGTTTATTCTTCATACAGTGGAGGGTGAGATGACATTCTCTGGTGtacaacattacatatatatgttAGAGTTGGAATCCCTCCATTAAAATCTATGTGATTGGGATTTCTCTGCAATGCTGTCACATTGTATGGGGGATGGGACATTGTATTTTGTAAGGAGTTTAGTTTCAGTGATTGGCTAGGTTCTTGTGATGATAAGGGATATCTCTGTTGGTTTGTTtctctcattattttttttggtatggtTTACGTCGTGTTTGGACCATTTGAATGCCTTGAACATCTTATTACAGCAGTCGGAAAATCACGTAAACCAACTGATGTTTTTGAATAGTGACAGTATTTGTGCATGTACCTTGTGTTGAGTACCTCTCTTAACTTGTTGAAGCCCATAGGCCGGTTCCTTGAATTGATTCAACCGAGAACTATTTTTATTTACGGAAAATCTTATTATGCACTTGTTATTGTATACTCCGTACACATTTTCTTTTGAgattatgttttaaaaacaatCTCAATTAAAACACGATTTCAGTCAATGTGGCAGCGTGTATGAACAATGAGTGTGTAATATGGAGTGACTATCATTACTCTTTTATTTACCAGATGATTTCTGTTGATCTCTTCCTTGATAAACCAAAAGAAATCAATTATTATAAGTCCACCCCCATCTAAATGGAGAGACGCAATTAGAATGAGATTCATAtatttggttaaaatattgtttttgtccATAAAATTTGTaggaatttctcttttttcatccttaaactttatacattttgcattttttctctaaacctttttaagagatttttttagtagtttaaGGGTGAAAATAGGGacaaaaaatttttaatagtaggagaaataaaatttttaccaaaaattttgtaattcaattggcACTTCTTAGCATTTTCATTGAGAACGCCTAGGATTTAAATCTCCTTTCCACCCACTATGAAattatccaaataaaaaaactgagtTAAAATGTAACATTTTCAATGGCTTAGACTTTAgaaatgaaaaactaaattttaaagttgagagagagagagagagagagaacccaAACAAGATACAAAAAGTAGCGTTTAATTGCTTTATGTGCCATCCTGTCATGCcctagagagagagtgagtcaGGGAGTAGAGATTAAATAGAGTCTCAAATAAACATCATTTTTAATTACCTACAAATAAACGTGTCAGTTTTCtaattatcgacaaataaacatactAAAGTACAAAAGGAAATGACCATAAATCCTAAAAATCCTAAACTGGGTCATGAGACTTGATTTACATGATTCTGCTTAATTGTTAGCCATCAATTCCTATTCCTAAAGAGAATTTTCTTTCATCACTGACAGTTTTGGATCCCACTTTGAGCCTCTATGATATAAGGGTACCAAAATTGACTTCTAAAATTTGTACACTAGGACAGCAGTAAAAAGAGCATGTCCAAAATTACTTCTTCTGAAAGGTTACCATACAAAAGAATGCCGCAACACGGCTAATGATTCCAGTAATAATGAGGTAAATTAAACAACGATTCCAATCATGGAGATTATAGCCACTTTGCATTAATGAACTGCATCGAGTAATTAGCCACACTCCAGAGTACCTGAGGAACACAGCAGATAAAACTGTTACATGGCAAAACTGGCTACGTAATGCAGTTGATTAGAGATGTACAATCTTAAAATAATTACCATGAAGCAATGTTTCCCCAAGTTACATCAAGATCTTATATGAGTCAAAAGAGTATGATGTAGAAGCAACTTATAGCTCACATGCATAGATATGAAACTGTACAGAGGAGTTCAATGACAGAAAGATATAGCCCAAACACAAGTTCTGAGTGAGAGTGGTCTAATTTCTTTGAGAACACTGCTGAGCTTCAATGATACCTAAAACAACCTAATCAAATCCAAAAGACTTACATCATGTCTAAGTATGAATCGTCACTTCTGTGTCAACGCCACTGAAATACAATGATATTCAGATCATTCAGTTAAAATTTCTGATATATTTCTTGTCTTGCCACTGAATCTCTATTGAATCTCCAGGCATAGTTCCATTAATTAATAGGCAGCAAGTTGTAGCATTCTCTTGGTAATTTAGAGCAAACAATTTTGTAAGCAAACCTATAGTCACTAATAAACTCTCTATATCTGAGTAGCTACTATTGAAGTAACTCTTACATGTTCAATAGATAGGTACTGCATATTCCACATTTTCAGGAAATTAGCATTTTACAGTATCTATGAGAGGTTTTCTTGGATGGTAAAACTAGTTTCTTCTATTAGGTATTTAAAAGGCAACGTGCATAAACCTGGAAAATGCCAGGAACCACTTTTTTGTTAACCAAAATGCAGCCTTAAGAAGTCAACAGAAGATGGCACAAAGGAACCACATAGAAAGAACTCATTACCACTCAGTTTCCTCATATGTCTAAAATGCAATTCTGAGCATTGCATCCCAAATAATATATTCACTGATGCCATTATTCCATATAAAATGATGCAATGAGGTTTTAAGCAAATTTGGGCCGAATTCCCGGTAACAATATCCAGTTTTGCATGATTGTC
This genomic stretch from Castanea sativa cultivar Marrone di Chiusa Pesio chromosome 9, ASM4071231v1 harbors:
- the LOC142611446 gene encoding uncharacterized protein LOC142611446, translating into MSTAKLLKTLNKVIPSNPTLISNHEIAEKLAKTLVSSGLKPLQATPSLLSNLNSHIIHLVLSNPHVPPPSCLSFFKFLQKNQSLTPQKPDLRAHVTLVWRLYGARKFAEMKNILNCIVADDNLRCPVSIIVSLIEEDGFSEPKFVGKLCDMLMRVYSDNRMFEEAIGVFDYMEKNGFEIEERSCFVLLLALKRCDRVELCFEFFRRMVESGVEITVYAMTSVIDGLCRRGEVERGRELMAEIVGRGIKPNVITYNTFMNAYVERKDFGGVNEMLSMMERDQVAYNVVTYTILIEWYASCGKIEEAERLFEEMCKKGIKADVHVYTSIISWNCRLGNMKRAFVLFDELTERDLVPNVHTYGALINGSCKAGQMEAAEILVNEMQSKGLDLNQVVFNTLMDGYCKRGMINEALRLKGVMENKGLEADAFTYNIIAGGLCKLNRHEEAKTLLFTMVERGVAPNTVTLTTLIDIYCKEGNFVEAKRVFSEMEKKGVKPNTVTYNALIDGYIKKGKMKEAHWLKDEMEDKGIMLDAYTYTSLIHGESVHGKVDKALKLFDEMSWKGLVRTVVTYTAVISGLSKEGRSDEAFRFYDEMMKLGLTPDDRVYSSLVSSLHTARP